Proteins encoded in a region of the Pseudothermotoga elfii DSM 9442 = NBRC 107921 genome:
- a CDS encoding sensor domain-containing diguanylate cyclase, giving the protein MHSIKRDLFINVVILSVVVVLIFGSISMIILYFSGMSSARETIRHKNRAATYFIEGYFKKFYTTIDFLSHLRDVRLAPYLDEKSRQNVLEIYGLIEKADSDINYIYSGYRNGMLLINNYEPPEGFDPTIRPWYTAAIESYPEISWGEPYQEIKTKEWLVSVSKALVDEENNITEVLAIDTSLEKLENILWDSDERYRSSYSYVIKEDQQIIIHHDKQHLRHNLSDVVKKSLSFEKNYGSFEYRLNNTEKIAYYSRIENLGWIVITVVNKDEITKPIFSQMGTTILLFIIASSILGWFMSNSFSKKIVIPLLMLKERVNRVIEGKLNGQSISEFPDNEIGTIADDIFRLTGKELYKKNQELKAINEELERISITDKLTGLFNRYKMDEEMRKAFYLWKRYQRPFSLIMIDIDWFKKVNDTYGHQIGDKVLQELGALLKKSLRASDIVSRWGGEEFLVLSLESDEKGAITLAEKIRSEIENYSFAENIKITVSIGVCSAKNHETIDELLVSVDEKMYIAKQSGRNRVVGCE; this is encoded by the coding sequence ATGCACTCCATAAAGAGAGATCTATTTATCAACGTCGTAATCCTGTCGGTGGTAGTAGTTTTAATATTTGGCTCTATATCGATGATTATTCTTTATTTTTCTGGTATGTCTTCAGCTCGCGAAACGATAAGGCATAAAAACAGAGCTGCCACTTATTTCATCGAAGGTTATTTCAAAAAATTCTACACGACAATAGACTTTTTAAGCCATCTTAGAGACGTTCGCCTTGCGCCTTATTTAGATGAGAAATCTCGTCAGAATGTTCTGGAGATTTATGGACTGATCGAAAAAGCAGACAGTGATATCAATTATATTTATTCTGGCTACAGAAATGGGATGCTTTTAATCAACAATTATGAACCCCCTGAGGGATTTGATCCAACCATTCGGCCTTGGTACACAGCTGCTATTGAATCATATCCAGAGATATCCTGGGGAGAACCTTATCAGGAGATAAAAACAAAAGAATGGTTAGTTTCGGTTAGCAAAGCTCTTGTTGATGAAGAGAATAACATAACAGAGGTGCTGGCTATCGATACATCCTTAGAGAAGTTGGAAAATATTTTATGGGACTCAGACGAAAGGTACAGATCTTCTTACAGTTATGTAATAAAAGAAGACCAGCAGATTATTATTCATCATGATAAACAGCATTTACGCCACAATTTATCGGATGTTGTGAAAAAATCCTTGAGCTTTGAGAAAAACTACGGTAGCTTTGAGTACCGTTTGAATAATACCGAAAAGATTGCTTACTATTCGCGCATTGAAAATCTTGGCTGGATTGTGATAACGGTAGTTAACAAAGATGAAATCACAAAACCGATTTTCTCTCAGATGGGGACGACAATTTTGCTGTTTATCATTGCCTCGTCTATCTTGGGATGGTTTATGAGCAACTCGTTCAGCAAGAAAATTGTAATACCTCTATTGATGCTGAAAGAAAGAGTGAACAGGGTAATTGAAGGAAAACTCAACGGCCAATCAATATCTGAATTTCCCGATAACGAAATAGGAACTATAGCAGATGACATATTCAGGTTAACTGGAAAAGAACTTTACAAAAAAAATCAAGAATTGAAAGCCATCAATGAGGAACTTGAGAGAATTTCTATAACCGATAAATTAACTGGTTTATTCAACCGCTACAAAATGGATGAGGAAATGAGGAAAGCTTTTTATCTCTGGAAGCGCTATCAAAGGCCGTTTTCGCTGATTATGATAGATATAGATTGGTTCAAAAAAGTGAACGATACATATGGTCATCAGATTGGAGATAAAGTGCTTCAGGAACTGGGGGCTCTTTTGAAAAAATCACTGAGAGCATCAGACATAGTTTCAAGGTGGGGCGGGGAAGAATTTCTGGTTTTGTCCCTTGAAAGTGACGAGAAAGGTGCGATAACTCTTGCTGAGAAAATTAGATCCGAGATAGAGAATTACAGTTTTGCAGAAAATATAAAAATTACCGTAAGCATAGGAGTGTGCAGTGCGAAAAATCATGAAACAATAGATGAACTTCTTGTTAGTGTTGATGAAAAGATGTACATAGCAAAACAATCCGGAAGAAACAGAGTCGTTGGCTGTGAATAG
- a CDS encoding pyroglutamyl-peptidase I, with protein sequence MFVHVKLINMRILITGFEPFGGEKINPSQKILRKIGKLKFFSGFSVNSVLLPVSFKRSVEVLKNQYENNVYDFVLHLGQAGSRTCIVLEALGVNLMDSKNPDNDGYTANEEPIMPDGALAYRTKINLKKLSEYLSRNKIPNVISYHAGLYVCNTVNYYSFYCSERYSNPAVSLFVHLPFLPEQVVEKTFLPGYRTPSMSLNLQIRAVEKIIDFVSTQIISNS encoded by the coding sequence TTGTTTGTTCATGTTAAACTCATAAATATGAGAATACTTATAACTGGATTTGAGCCTTTTGGCGGAGAAAAAATTAATCCAAGTCAGAAGATTCTGCGAAAAATAGGTAAGTTGAAATTTTTTTCGGGATTTTCAGTGAATTCTGTTCTCTTGCCCGTATCTTTCAAACGGTCTGTAGAAGTTTTGAAAAACCAATATGAGAATAATGTTTATGATTTTGTTCTCCATCTTGGGCAAGCTGGTAGCAGAACCTGTATCGTTTTGGAAGCGCTGGGTGTGAATTTAATGGACAGTAAAAATCCAGACAACGATGGATATACTGCAAACGAAGAACCAATTATGCCAGACGGCGCACTTGCTTACAGGACAAAGATCAACTTGAAAAAACTTTCGGAATATCTGTCAAGGAATAAAATTCCAAATGTTATCTCTTACCATGCAGGGCTCTATGTTTGCAATACAGTTAATTACTACTCTTTTTATTGCTCAGAAAGATATTCAAACCCTGCTGTTTCTCTATTTGTACATCTTCCTTTTTTACCGGAGCAGGTTGTTGAAAAAACTTTCTTGCCGGGATACAGAACGCCCAGCATGAGTTTGAATTTGCAGATTCGTGCGGTTGAAAAAATCATTGACTTTGTCTCAACACAAATAATTTCAAATTCTTAA
- a CDS encoding ArsR/SmtB family transcription factor has product MVGTSQPNISQHLNTLRHLGVVDIRKDGTFIYYSLNKQFLKQYAFLKAVLQYAKKDYQMSVKTCGAK; this is encoded by the coding sequence ATCGTCGGGACATCTCAGCCAAATATTTCTCAGCACCTGAACACGTTAAGACATCTTGGGGTTGTTGATATCAGAAAAGATGGAACTTTTATATATTATTCGCTCAACAAACAGTTTCTGAAGCAATACGCATTTCTGAAAGCGGTTCTACAATATGCAAAAAAAGATTACCAGATGTCAGTCAAAACCTGCGGTGCTAAATGA
- a CDS encoding permease, producing MMQFFLIAAVFLLFYFAPFDSPIVSQSILNGFYLLQEYAREHVLLCLVPAFFIAGTITVMLKKESVLRLLGPNARKMISYPVAAISGGILAVCSCTILPLFGGIYKKGAGIGPATTFLFSGPAINIAAIFLTARVLGWDLGLARLISTITAAILIGLVMEILFQEKGEGGFQISEKDIDSSKGIIFFILQLGFLIINGVAVDNLVKYFIMIVLGISILLMAILGFEKDKTKQWIFETWDFAKKILPYLFIGVFFAGVLTKLLPQQFVTALLGKNNFLSSLTASVIGMFMYFATLTEVPIVQALMNLGMAKGPTLSLLMAGNSLSLPSMIVITKLFGRKKAFTYFALVVIFSTVFGMVYGVLK from the coding sequence ATGATGCAATTTTTTCTCATTGCTGCGGTTTTTCTGCTGTTTTATTTTGCACCATTCGATTCTCCAATAGTCAGCCAGAGTATTCTCAATGGCTTTTATCTGCTTCAGGAATATGCGCGAGAACATGTTTTACTATGTCTTGTTCCGGCATTTTTCATTGCTGGGACTATTACAGTAATGTTGAAAAAAGAATCGGTGCTCAGATTGCTTGGTCCGAATGCAAGAAAAATGATTTCTTATCCTGTTGCAGCTATATCGGGTGGGATTCTGGCAGTTTGCTCGTGCACCATCCTGCCACTTTTTGGGGGCATCTATAAAAAAGGCGCGGGAATAGGCCCTGCAACGACATTTTTGTTCTCAGGGCCAGCTATAAATATCGCTGCTATATTTTTGACAGCCAGAGTCCTTGGGTGGGATTTAGGTCTGGCAAGGCTCATCTCAACAATAACAGCCGCTATACTCATAGGTCTGGTAATGGAAATCCTTTTTCAAGAAAAAGGCGAGGGAGGATTTCAGATCTCTGAAAAAGATATAGATAGCTCAAAAGGCATTATTTTCTTCATTCTGCAGTTGGGATTCTTAATAATTAATGGAGTAGCTGTTGATAATTTAGTGAAATATTTCATAATGATTGTACTGGGAATATCTATTTTATTAATGGCTATTCTGGGATTTGAGAAAGATAAAACAAAGCAATGGATCTTTGAAACATGGGATTTTGCAAAAAAGATTCTGCCGTACCTTTTCATCGGTGTATTCTTTGCAGGTGTATTGACAAAACTTTTACCACAGCAGTTTGTCACGGCATTGCTCGGTAAAAACAATTTTCTGTCGAGTCTGACAGCTTCTGTAATAGGCATGTTCATGTATTTTGCAACATTGACTGAAGTGCCTATAGTCCAGGCATTAATGAATCTTGGAATGGCCAAAGGTCCTACGCTTTCATTACTCATGGCAGGAAATTCTTTAAGCTTGCCGAGTATGATAGTCATTACAAAGTTGTTTGGCAGAAAAAAAGCGTTCACATACTTTGCGCTTGTGGTAATTTTTTCAACGGTATTTGGCATGGTATATGGCGTGCTGAAATAG
- the arsB gene encoding ACR3 family arsenite efflux transporter: MQKKMNFFEKYLSIWVALCILAGVFVGRFFPAVPETLSKFEYAHVSLPIAVLIWLMIYPMMLKIDFTTIKKVKREPKGLVITLIVNWLIKPFSMYIISYFFLKIAFANFLPASVAEEYIAGAVLLGAAPCTAMVFVWSYLTDGDPVYTLVQVAVNDIVIFFAFAPIVSFLLKIGNVSVPFDTLFFSVVIYVLLPLLAAILTRKQVIKSKGMNYLNKILIPKLSKISTIGLLLTLIILFSFQGEVIMRNYLHIALISVPLITQTFLIFAIGYLWSYFWKVPHSIASPAALIGASNFFELSVAVAISLFGLSSGAVLATVVGVLVEVPVMLSLVSISNATRAVFQKHKIELKPQEVED; the protein is encoded by the coding sequence ATGCAAAAAAAGATGAATTTCTTTGAAAAATATCTGTCAATCTGGGTAGCTTTGTGTATTCTGGCAGGAGTATTTGTTGGAAGATTCTTCCCTGCTGTTCCTGAAACTCTCAGTAAATTTGAATATGCCCATGTTTCACTGCCCATAGCCGTACTTATATGGTTGATGATTTACCCTATGATGCTCAAAATAGATTTCACAACTATAAAAAAAGTAAAAAGAGAACCAAAAGGGCTTGTTATAACTTTAATTGTAAACTGGCTGATAAAACCATTCAGTATGTACATAATTTCATATTTTTTCTTAAAAATAGCCTTTGCAAATTTTTTGCCTGCAAGTGTCGCTGAAGAGTATATAGCTGGTGCCGTTTTACTGGGGGCTGCACCGTGTACAGCGATGGTTTTTGTCTGGAGTTATCTGACAGATGGCGACCCAGTTTATACACTGGTTCAAGTTGCGGTAAATGACATCGTTATCTTTTTTGCATTTGCACCAATTGTATCTTTTTTATTGAAAATTGGCAATGTCTCAGTGCCGTTTGACACACTTTTTTTCTCGGTTGTGATTTACGTTTTGCTTCCGCTTTTAGCTGCAATATTGACAAGAAAGCAAGTTATAAAATCAAAGGGAATGAACTATCTGAACAAAATCCTCATTCCAAAACTATCAAAAATTTCTACAATCGGTTTACTGTTGACACTTATAATCTTGTTTTCTTTCCAAGGTGAAGTGATCATGAGAAATTATCTTCACATCGCCCTAATTTCTGTGCCGCTCATAACTCAAACCTTTTTGATATTTGCCATCGGCTATCTGTGGAGCTATTTTTGGAAAGTACCGCATTCAATAGCTTCACCAGCCGCCTTAATAGGTGCAAGTAACTTTTTTGAACTATCTGTGGCTGTTGCGATATCGCTATTCGGCCTTTCTTCTGGTGCAGTGTTAGCGACAGTTGTTGGCGTACTTGTTGAAGTCCCTGTTATGCTAAGCCTTGTTTCGATATCAAATGCGACAAGAGCCGTCTTTCAAAAACATAAGATTGAATTAAAACCGCAGGAAGTAGAAGATTAA
- a CDS encoding thioredoxin family protein, translating to MAKKIEILGKGCARCKQTEKIVRMALEELNVDAVIEKVEDIAEIIARGVVSTPAIAVNGKIVLSGKIPTLEEAKKLIQIG from the coding sequence ATGGCGAAAAAAATTGAGATTCTGGGTAAAGGCTGTGCGAGATGTAAGCAAACAGAGAAAATTGTGAGAATGGCTCTGGAAGAGCTGAATGTTGATGCTGTAATCGAAAAAGTTGAAGATATAGCTGAAATAATTGCACGAGGCGTAGTTTCAACACCTGCAATAGCTGTAAATGGAAAAATAGTGCTTTCTGGAAAAATTCCAACCTTAGAAGAGGCAAAAAAACTGATTCAAATAGGATAA
- a CDS encoding HAD family hydrolase, translating to MLKNIVFDLGRVLVNWEPYEYMLKRFPKDVADRLNREIFEHKDWQLMDKGVISEDQLWQKKLEELAEYAQYVLHMKEKSPQLLTPIEQNVKLLDILKEKGFKLYVLSNFSENNFKMIYEKYDFFKLFDGMIISSYVKAVKPEREIYLKLINKYNLVPQESLFIDDKLENIQTAQEIGFKTIHLPHHWQLKEKLFELKIMQD from the coding sequence ATGCTCAAAAACATCGTGTTTGATCTTGGCAGGGTTCTTGTAAACTGGGAACCATATGAGTACATGTTGAAGCGTTTTCCAAAAGACGTGGCAGATAGATTGAACAGAGAGATATTTGAACACAAAGATTGGCAACTGATGGACAAAGGAGTTATTTCAGAAGATCAACTCTGGCAGAAAAAGCTTGAAGAACTCGCTGAATATGCGCAGTATGTTTTACATATGAAAGAAAAATCACCCCAGCTTTTGACTCCTATTGAACAGAACGTAAAGCTTCTGGATATTCTCAAAGAAAAAGGTTTCAAACTTTATGTTCTTTCCAATTTCAGTGAGAATAATTTTAAAATGATTTACGAAAAATATGATTTTTTCAAATTATTTGATGGAATGATAATATCTTCATATGTAAAAGCCGTTAAGCCAGAAAGAGAAATATACCTTAAATTGATAAATAAATACAACCTTGTTCCACAGGAAAGTCTTTTTATAGATGATAAACTGGAAAATATCCAAACGGCACAAGAGATTGGTTTTAAAACGATACACCTGCCGCATCACTGGCAATTGAAAGAAAAATTATTTGAGCTAAAGATAATGCAGGACTGA